Proteins from a genomic interval of Shewanella seohaensis:
- a CDS encoding bacteriohemerythrin, with product MAGISVQKGTMGYGIIFAPMVLLLYPLYCLATSAHWIAALCLIALAVILFLNINKLIRNLRHLERAAHHLGDGDLSYQLDEKDAGVFITVVHSINRMGEDVSRTILSLVDTSEWMKKVATDIKAISEQAKQGVLEQERQTELAATAMTQMVSTVQEVSQNAASTARAADIAQGSAKHGDELIGTIVNKISDMKSQIHQTKGVIEHLAADTNSISSIIETISQVAEQTNLLALNAAIESARAGEHGRGFAVVADEVRNLAKRTSEATAEIQQQITTLQKGAQQSVEVMLKNVTIADETAVMVEQAHQALGDIVTQVESITDMSHQIATASEEQHAVAEEINKNISVMADLALKNARHTNHTNLSSLKVYNMSQEIGSLLHRFHVDAKMFNSSQAQSKLFVKWGQELDIGMPEINRQHQRLVSLINELHRTLSEAYGLEAIKRIVQGLVDYTANHFSYEEELFARFGYPQTVAHKEKHAQLVGQVLDFQKRVARGEDVADELMAFLKAWLVNHIQKSDKEYTQFLLAHGAE from the coding sequence ATGGCTGGCATCAGTGTCCAAAAAGGCACCATGGGCTACGGTATTATTTTTGCGCCCATGGTCTTACTCTTATATCCACTCTATTGTTTAGCGACCAGTGCCCACTGGATTGCGGCGCTGTGTTTAATTGCCCTTGCAGTGATTCTCTTTTTAAATATTAACAAGTTGATCCGTAACTTACGGCACTTAGAGCGTGCGGCCCATCACTTAGGGGATGGGGATTTAAGTTATCAGCTCGATGAGAAAGATGCGGGTGTGTTTATCACGGTTGTCCACAGTATCAACCGCATGGGCGAAGATGTTAGTCGCACTATTCTCTCCCTCGTCGATACGAGTGAGTGGATGAAGAAAGTCGCGACCGATATTAAAGCGATCAGCGAGCAGGCAAAACAGGGCGTGCTCGAACAGGAGCGTCAAACCGAGTTGGCCGCAACGGCTATGACGCAGATGGTCTCCACCGTACAAGAAGTCTCACAAAATGCCGCCAGTACGGCGCGTGCGGCCGATATTGCCCAAGGCTCGGCGAAACACGGTGATGAGTTAATTGGTACTATCGTTAATAAAATCAGCGATATGAAATCGCAAATTCACCAAACTAAAGGCGTTATCGAACACCTTGCCGCCGATACCAATAGCATTAGCAGTATCATTGAAACCATCTCTCAAGTTGCAGAGCAAACAAACCTATTGGCACTCAATGCGGCGATTGAGAGTGCGCGCGCCGGTGAACATGGCCGTGGCTTTGCGGTTGTCGCCGATGAAGTGCGTAACTTAGCTAAACGTACCTCAGAGGCTACCGCCGAAATTCAACAGCAGATTACAACGTTGCAAAAGGGCGCGCAGCAGAGCGTAGAAGTGATGCTTAAGAACGTCACCATTGCCGACGAAACCGCCGTGATGGTGGAGCAAGCCCATCAAGCCCTCGGTGACATAGTGACTCAGGTTGAAAGCATTACCGATATGTCCCACCAAATCGCAACGGCTTCGGAAGAGCAACATGCAGTTGCCGAAGAAATTAACAAAAATATCAGCGTGATGGCCGATCTTGCCCTAAAAAATGCGCGCCATACCAACCACACCAACTTATCCAGTCTTAAGGTGTATAACATGTCACAGGAAATTGGCTCCCTGCTGCATCGATTCCATGTCGATGCTAAGATGTTTAATTCGAGCCAAGCCCAAAGTAAGTTATTCGTGAAATGGGGGCAAGAGCTTGATATCGGCATGCCAGAGATTAACCGTCAGCACCAACGCTTAGTCTCATTAATCAATGAATTACACCGGACGTTAAGTGAGGCATATGGGCTTGAGGCGATTAAGCGTATCGTCCAAGGGCTGGTGGATTACACCGCGAACCATTTCTCCTATGAAGAAGAATTGTTTGCACGTTTTGGCTATCCCCAAACCGTGGCCCACAAGGAAAAGCATGCCCAGCTGGTGGGTCAAGTGCTTGATTTTCAAAAGAGGGTAGCTAGAGGTGAAGATGTAGCCGATGAACTCATGGCATTTTTAAAAGCTTGGCTAGTCAATCATATTCAAAAGAGCGATAAGGAATACACCCAATTTTTACTCGCCCATGGCGCCGAATAA
- a CDS encoding porin, whose protein sequence is MKKNLLTPAIAASLAFCSFNSLADGPEFYGHVDLSITDSEKGYAAQNQKDGTVLENNFSWVGVKGSESVSPYFDIIYQMEFGVENFDNSNKTFNARNTFLGVRSVAGTVLAGRNDTVFKASEGGFDLFGNTNADIDLLLAGQTRSADGISYYSPKIADLITLNATYLMSDNYDQRDSQGNEVYSQDQMYALSATLGDKTFKTHNYYVAAAYNDGIENIEAYRGVAQAKFGDFLFGAIYQHSEHIDDRFSNLSGETYFVNAAYLMDDLKLKLVYGKDDSGLGKYVSRFVGSQDSGNLEQVSDVDLQQLTVGADYRLSTKTMVYGHYTRFDGDLMLAGTKQDLDDNVFTVGLRIDF, encoded by the coding sequence ATGAAAAAGAATCTGCTCACTCCAGCGATTGCCGCTAGTCTCGCATTTTGCTCATTTAACTCCCTGGCCGATGGCCCAGAATTTTACGGCCATGTCGACCTGAGTATCACCGACTCAGAAAAAGGTTACGCCGCTCAAAATCAGAAAGATGGCACAGTACTCGAAAACAACTTTTCTTGGGTGGGTGTCAAAGGATCTGAAAGCGTAAGCCCCTACTTTGATATCATCTATCAAATGGAATTTGGCGTAGAAAACTTTGATAACTCGAATAAAACCTTCAATGCGCGTAACACCTTCCTCGGGGTGAGAAGTGTAGCGGGTACCGTTTTAGCGGGCCGTAACGATACAGTATTTAAAGCGTCCGAAGGCGGTTTTGATTTGTTTGGCAACACCAACGCCGATATCGACCTGTTATTGGCAGGCCAAACGCGCTCTGCCGATGGTATTTCCTATTATTCGCCTAAGATCGCCGATCTTATCACTCTCAACGCTACCTATCTGATGAGTGACAACTACGATCAACGCGATAGCCAAGGCAACGAAGTTTATAGCCAAGATCAAATGTATGCCTTAAGCGCCACTTTAGGCGACAAGACCTTTAAAACCCATAATTACTATGTTGCGGCGGCCTATAACGATGGCATCGAAAATATCGAAGCCTACCGTGGTGTTGCCCAAGCAAAATTTGGTGATTTCCTCTTTGGTGCCATTTATCAGCACAGCGAGCATATTGACGACAGATTCTCAAATCTCTCGGGTGAGACCTATTTTGTGAATGCTGCTTATCTGATGGATGATTTGAAACTCAAGCTGGTTTACGGCAAAGATGACTCTGGTTTAGGCAAATATGTCAGCCGTTTTGTCGGCAGCCAAGACAGCGGTAACCTCGAACAAGTGAGTGATGTCGACCTTCAACAGCTCACAGTAGGCGCAGATTACCGACTTAGCACTAAGACTATGGTCTATGGTCACTACACTCGCTTCGACGGCGACCTTATGCTAGCAGGTACAAAACAAGACCTAGACGACAACGTGTTTACTGTAGGTTTACGTATTGATTTTTAA
- a CDS encoding DUF3149 domain-containing protein produces MAFWLDLMFGNPIGLLSMIVIFSTIGIISYITWMFIVKSAQQS; encoded by the coding sequence ATGGCATTTTGGTTAGATTTAATGTTCGGTAACCCAATTGGTTTACTCTCAATGATCGTTATCTTTAGCACTATAGGGATAATTTCTTATATCACTTGGATGTTCATTGTGAAGTCCGCGCAACAATCGTAG
- the tcdA gene encoding tRNA cyclic N6-threonylcarbamoyladenosine(37) synthase TcdA — protein MTEAYQNRFGGIGRLYGQKALAKFAASHVVVIGIGGVGTWAAEALARSGIGQITLIDLDDICVTNTNRQIHALSSTIGESKVAVMAQRIRAINPDCQVNEVEDFITVDNLSEYLLGSKAGGNIDYVVDCIDAVKQKAALIAWCKRQKIKIVTVGGAGGQTDPTQIQLTDLAKTYQDPLLAKVRNILRREYNFSKNVQRRFAVDAVFSSEQLVYPQADGSVCSSKATADGSMRMDCASGFGAVTMVTGTFGFVAASRVLARLAQIANEPTASE, from the coding sequence ATGACTGAAGCCTATCAGAATCGCTTTGGTGGCATTGGCCGCTTGTACGGGCAAAAGGCGCTCGCTAAATTTGCCGCCTCCCATGTGGTGGTGATTGGCATTGGTGGCGTTGGCACATGGGCGGCGGAGGCGTTGGCACGCAGTGGCATTGGCCAAATTACCCTGATTGATTTGGATGATATCTGCGTAACGAACACGAACCGTCAAATTCATGCTCTGTCATCGACGATTGGCGAGTCTAAAGTGGCTGTGATGGCGCAGCGGATCCGTGCGATCAATCCCGATTGCCAAGTCAATGAGGTGGAAGACTTTATTACTGTCGATAACCTTAGTGAGTATTTGCTCGGGTCAAAAGCTGGTGGCAATATCGATTATGTGGTTGATTGTATTGATGCGGTTAAACAAAAGGCGGCGTTGATTGCTTGGTGTAAACGTCAAAAAATTAAGATAGTGACCGTTGGTGGCGCGGGCGGCCAAACCGATCCAACACAGATCCAGCTTACCGATCTGGCTAAAACTTACCAAGATCCTTTACTGGCAAAAGTGCGTAATATTTTGCGCCGCGAATATAACTTTTCCAAAAATGTGCAGCGCCGTTTTGCCGTCGATGCTGTGTTTTCCAGCGAGCAATTAGTTTATCCCCAAGCCGATGGTTCCGTGTGTAGCAGTAAAGCGACGGCCGATGGTTCTATGCGTATGGATTGTGCCTCTGGCTTTGGTGCCGTCACTATGGTGACTGGGACTTTTGGCTTTGTGGCGGCCAGCCGGGTACTTGCTAGGCTCGCTCAAATTGCAAATGAACCAACTGCGAGCGAATAA
- a CDS encoding superinfection exclusion B family protein — translation MIKLKLDSVKLFSPKKMMFRVMLWLMVSCAVLLAIPSNVLALLALDKFVPEHAHFVGLGLIISIAYFLTQLLNLGLDESIRHLSDKRVTETIEAKVNLMDRAERALLREFFLQGATILTLPQNEPAVKSLLNACILECLGNERHYAIQGPTADYKISMKARMYLNRGVLRLPAGEPSQEEMQHLIKARPQFLNGVVQSRKHAA, via the coding sequence ATGATTAAACTCAAACTGGATTCAGTGAAATTGTTTAGCCCTAAAAAGATGATGTTTCGAGTCATGTTATGGCTAATGGTCAGCTGCGCTGTGTTATTGGCGATCCCATCGAATGTGCTCGCCTTGTTGGCGCTGGATAAATTCGTCCCCGAGCATGCCCATTTCGTTGGCCTAGGACTAATCATTTCAATTGCTTATTTCTTAACTCAGTTATTAAACCTTGGCTTAGATGAGTCGATTCGTCATTTAAGTGATAAACGCGTGACGGAAACGATTGAAGCTAAGGTCAACCTGATGGACCGTGCTGAGCGAGCCCTCTTGCGGGAGTTCTTTTTACAGGGCGCCACCATTTTGACATTGCCGCAAAATGAACCCGCAGTAAAAAGCTTACTGAATGCCTGCATCCTCGAATGTTTAGGCAATGAGCGCCATTATGCGATCCAAGGTCCTACGGCGGATTATAAAATTTCGATGAAGGCACGCATGTATCTGAATCGTGGAGTACTGCGTTTACCCGCGGGAGAGCCGAGTCAGGAAGAAATGCAGCACTTGATTAAAGCGCGTCCGCAGTTCTTAAATGGGGTAGTGCAAAGCCGTAAACACGCCGCTTAA